In one Legionella clemsonensis genomic region, the following are encoded:
- the lspD gene encoding GspD family T2SS secretin variant LspD encodes MRKIAVAILILFCLTVTCATEVNIKSITIDGQSAYMLQVTGFAHQNNALQLKFKLSSALKQPIAIEQPANSNNYVVKVGPIHDFKLAQELQKKIIEETKNKTTPLNTATNNKPSAIASPVTTVSDSGEEEEINPPAKKLWNLRNADIRAVIAEVSRVTGRNFIVDPRVQGKISIVSSTPISNKELYQVFLSMLQISGYAAIPSGAVIKIVPNIDAKTQSPYGLSLLKSPPQGDEMMVAVVPVHYVPAEQLVPVLRPLMPQWSSVSAYAPSNRLILSGRASNIKQLVRIIRQVDSSSANGIDMIPLKHALAMDVASTLKDLIKTQPGLSSHAQTMIAADDRSNSILLSGSKTDRIRLRLLIAKLDRRSAYGTDSNTQVVYLNYLRAEDLVPILAGIAQANFSGNVGTTIGTITRPELDSTNPASNLVSNSSSGNQTPAQTTPPPVTNPAATPNTTAAATQTEGTTKPTVQIIAEPNTNSIILNAPVSLIRTLKSVIRQLDIKPAQLLIEALVAEIDENDLNSLGIEWGSDRQTGNPADFRPGFAIINSQTRIDDFQAQIYALARDRKANILSTPSVVVLDNRQAKILVGRQVSVATTSYPNNAGGTTVASPYTTFDRVNVALHLYVRPQITQGNGIQLQIDQGNDTIDPSTTLNTDNPVFKISSIVTSVHVESGDIVVLGGLTQDSIGNDDNRIPIIGDLPGVGRLFQHNIQSREKRVLMVFIKPCILRSRNDALFVTSDKYKDVRQEQLEFLREQPYNPENNDILLPSMNQTALPRPFSQSTQQTVILKQQPKQRILMTK; translated from the coding sequence ATGCGAAAGATTGCGGTTGCTATACTGATTTTGTTTTGCTTGACAGTCACTTGTGCAACAGAAGTTAATATCAAGTCGATTACTATTGATGGGCAATCGGCTTATATGCTTCAGGTAACAGGGTTTGCACATCAAAATAATGCATTGCAGCTTAAATTCAAATTGTCTTCCGCATTAAAGCAACCCATAGCGATTGAACAACCTGCTAACTCAAATAATTATGTTGTTAAAGTCGGACCTATTCACGATTTTAAATTGGCTCAAGAACTGCAAAAAAAAATAATTGAAGAAACAAAAAATAAAACAACGCCGCTAAATACCGCGACCAATAATAAACCTTCAGCAATCGCATCTCCCGTTACTACTGTTAGTGACAGTGGCGAAGAAGAGGAGATAAATCCTCCTGCCAAAAAATTGTGGAACTTACGCAATGCAGACATCCGTGCCGTCATTGCGGAAGTGTCGCGAGTAACCGGTAGAAATTTTATTGTTGATCCACGCGTCCAGGGCAAAATATCCATTGTTTCAAGTACACCTATTTCTAATAAAGAACTGTATCAAGTATTCTTATCCATGCTGCAAATTTCAGGCTATGCAGCCATACCTAGCGGCGCGGTCATTAAAATTGTCCCCAATATTGATGCTAAAACTCAGTCGCCTTATGGCTTAAGTCTGTTGAAAAGCCCCCCTCAAGGCGATGAAATGATGGTAGCAGTAGTACCAGTGCATTATGTCCCTGCCGAACAACTTGTCCCTGTTTTACGGCCATTAATGCCACAATGGAGTAGTGTTTCTGCTTATGCTCCTTCCAACAGGCTCATTTTATCCGGCCGCGCCAGCAATATTAAACAACTGGTCAGAATTATTCGACAGGTTGATAGCTCCTCCGCTAACGGCATTGACATGATTCCTTTAAAACATGCCCTGGCAATGGATGTAGCCAGCACACTAAAAGATTTAATAAAAACACAACCTGGCCTTAGCAGTCACGCTCAAACCATGATTGCCGCCGATGATCGCAGCAACTCCATATTATTAAGTGGGAGTAAAACAGACAGAATTCGATTGCGATTATTAATTGCAAAATTAGATCGCCGAAGCGCTTATGGTACGGACAGCAATACTCAAGTTGTTTATTTAAATTATTTAAGAGCTGAAGATTTGGTACCCATTTTAGCAGGTATTGCTCAGGCAAATTTTAGTGGTAACGTAGGAACCACTATTGGCACAATAACTCGTCCTGAATTAGATAGTACGAATCCTGCTTCAAACCTAGTTAGCAACTCCTCCAGTGGGAATCAAACTCCTGCACAAACCACTCCGCCTCCTGTGACTAATCCGGCAGCTACCCCTAATACTACGGCGGCGGCTACACAAACTGAAGGAACCACCAAACCTACTGTGCAAATTATTGCAGAGCCGAATACCAACTCCATTATTCTAAATGCCCCAGTCAGCTTAATTCGTACATTAAAATCCGTTATTCGTCAATTGGATATTAAACCCGCTCAATTGTTAATTGAAGCCCTGGTCGCAGAAATAGATGAAAATGATCTTAACAGCTTGGGAATAGAATGGGGAAGCGATCGACAAACTGGTAATCCTGCCGATTTCAGACCAGGTTTTGCTATTATCAATTCACAAACCAGAATTGATGATTTCCAGGCCCAGATTTACGCCCTGGCACGTGATCGTAAAGCCAATATTTTATCCACACCGTCTGTAGTAGTGCTGGATAATCGACAAGCTAAAATTCTTGTAGGTCGTCAAGTATCTGTAGCCACCACCAGCTATCCTAATAATGCAGGGGGTACAACTGTAGCCAGCCCATATACCACCTTTGATCGCGTCAATGTGGCGCTGCATTTATACGTCAGACCTCAAATTACCCAGGGCAATGGCATTCAACTACAAATCGATCAAGGAAACGATACGATTGATCCGTCGACTACACTGAACACCGATAATCCCGTTTTTAAAATTTCCAGTATTGTAACTTCTGTACATGTAGAGAGTGGTGACATTGTCGTGTTGGGTGGCTTAACCCAGGACAGCATTGGTAATGATGATAATCGCATTCCTATCATAGGTGATTTGCCAGGAGTAGGACGGCTTTTCCAACATAATATTCAAAGCCGCGAAAAACGCGTTTTAATGGTATTTATCAAACCCTGCATACTTAGAAGTCGTAATGATGCACTTTTTGTAACAAGCGACAAATATAAAGACGTTCGGCAAGAGCAACTAGAGTTTTTACGAGAGCAACCTTACAACCCTGAAAACAATGATATTTTACTACCATCCATGAATCAGACAGCATTACCGCGGCCATTTAGTCAGTCCACGCAACAAACTGTTATACTTAAACAACAGCCTAAACAACGTATTCTAATGACTAAATAA
- a CDS encoding Do family serine endopeptidase encodes MTKKIRLAITILLTLFSFEALAEEAKPLATWAPILKNTMPAIVNVAVQGYLPSMPSTTEDNEDSQDAPAPQQLPEKPRKFQSIGSGVIVDPQNGVIITNDHVIRNASLITVTLNDGRRLKAKLIGGDSDTDIAVLKIDAKNLKSLPIGNSDNAEVGDFVVAIGNPFGLNSFGNSQTATFGIISATKRSDLNIEGLENFIQTDAAINPGNSGGALVNTNGELIGINTAIISPYGGNVGIGFAIPINMAKDVAQQLIKFGTIHRGLMGIFVQHLTPELAQAMGYPEDFQGAIIAQVNQDSPAEKAGLKPGDIITKINDTKITQATQVKSTIGLLRVGSEAKLTIQRDGKEMTLSAVVTDVKKHEQHLQANNPFLYGLALKNFEQDSPLHGHIVGVQVSGAAENSAGWRAGLRPGDIIISANKQPTPSVRALQTIAQQQNKQLLVQVLRGPGALYLLIV; translated from the coding sequence ATGACTAAAAAAATTCGTTTAGCGATTACAATCTTGCTTACTCTTTTTTCTTTTGAGGCGTTGGCAGAAGAAGCAAAACCCTTGGCTACATGGGCCCCCATCTTAAAAAATACAATGCCAGCCATTGTAAACGTTGCTGTACAAGGCTATCTGCCAAGTATGCCGTCTACCACTGAAGACAATGAAGATAGTCAGGATGCCCCTGCTCCGCAACAACTTCCAGAAAAACCAAGAAAATTTCAAAGCATTGGTTCAGGAGTCATCGTTGATCCGCAAAATGGGGTTATTATCACCAACGACCATGTGATTCGTAATGCATCCTTAATCACTGTCACTTTAAATGATGGTCGCCGTTTAAAAGCCAAATTAATTGGTGGTGACAGCGATACTGACATTGCTGTACTTAAAATTGATGCAAAAAATCTCAAGAGTCTTCCTATAGGCAATTCCGACAATGCAGAAGTAGGTGATTTTGTAGTCGCCATTGGAAATCCTTTTGGACTTAATAGTTTTGGTAACAGTCAGACAGCTACTTTTGGAATTATTAGTGCAACCAAGCGTAGTGATTTAAACATTGAAGGTTTGGAAAACTTTATTCAAACAGATGCAGCCATTAACCCCGGAAATTCAGGAGGTGCTTTGGTAAACACCAATGGCGAGTTAATTGGAATTAATACCGCAATTATTTCACCTTATGGTGGTAACGTGGGCATTGGCTTTGCCATTCCTATTAATATGGCAAAAGACGTTGCTCAGCAATTGATTAAATTTGGTACCATTCATCGAGGGCTAATGGGGATTTTTGTGCAACATCTTACCCCTGAATTGGCTCAGGCAATGGGATATCCTGAAGATTTTCAAGGTGCAATTATTGCTCAGGTTAATCAGGATTCCCCTGCCGAAAAAGCAGGTCTTAAACCCGGTGATATCATAACAAAAATTAATGATACTAAAATAACTCAGGCTACTCAGGTTAAATCAACCATTGGCTTATTACGTGTTGGCAGTGAAGCCAAACTTACTATTCAACGTGATGGTAAAGAAATGACCTTAAGTGCTGTAGTAACTGACGTTAAAAAGCATGAACAGCATTTACAAGCTAATAATCCATTCTTATATGGACTAGCTTTAAAAAACTTTGAACAAGATTCTCCATTACATGGCCATATTGTAGGTGTTCAAGTTTCTGGTGCAGCTGAGAACAGTGCTGGCTGGCGAGCAGGATTAAGACCCGGAGATATTATTATTTCTGCTAATAAACAACCTACTCCAAGCGTTAGAGCATTGCAAACGATTGCTCAACAACAAAACAAGCAATTGTTGGTACAGGTTCTACGTGGTCCTGGTGCGCTGTATTTGCTTATCGTGTAG
- the pgeF gene encoding peptidoglycan editing factor PgeF, with protein MNKFYADWPAPANISAFTTLRSRGFSKPPFDKNNLALHVGDNSIDVILNRQQLRNDCKLINEPVWLDQTHSNLPVLVEEESNREADAAITRMPYQPLAIMTADCLPILLCNLEGNEVAAVHAGWRGLVNGIIENTLHKMQSSPAQLMAWIGPAICQTCFEVGNEVLQIFQNHYPDSAQNFYSQGEKWHANLPRIAEQILNNLGVLAVYQSNICTFEQKNDFYSYRRESQTGRMATLIWFNKKNRNK; from the coding sequence TTGAATAAATTTTATGCTGACTGGCCCGCACCAGCCAATATAAGTGCCTTCACTACGCTGCGAAGTCGTGGTTTTAGTAAACCACCTTTTGATAAAAATAATCTGGCGCTACACGTTGGTGATAATAGCATCGATGTCATTTTAAATCGTCAACAATTAAGAAATGATTGCAAGCTTATCAATGAGCCAGTCTGGCTCGATCAAACACACAGTAATCTTCCTGTCCTTGTCGAAGAGGAGTCTAACCGCGAAGCAGATGCGGCAATTACACGCATGCCTTATCAGCCACTCGCTATTATGACGGCAGATTGCTTACCTATTTTGCTTTGCAATCTGGAAGGCAATGAAGTTGCTGCAGTGCATGCTGGGTGGCGTGGTTTGGTCAATGGAATTATTGAAAATACCCTCCATAAAATGCAAAGTTCACCTGCCCAACTAATGGCTTGGATTGGCCCTGCAATCTGTCAAACTTGTTTTGAAGTAGGTAATGAAGTTTTACAAATCTTTCAAAATCACTATCCTGACTCTGCGCAAAACTTTTACTCCCAAGGTGAAAAATGGCATGCCAATTTACCCAGAATTGCAGAGCAAATTTTAAATAATTTAGGCGTTTTGGCCGTTTACCAATCAAATATTTGTACATTTGAGCAAAAAAATGACTTTTATTCCTATCGCAGAGAGTCACAAACAGGTAGAATGGCTACGCTTATTTGGTTTAATAAAAAAAATCGGAATAAATGA
- the rluD gene encoding 23S rRNA pseudouridine(1911/1915/1917) synthase RluD translates to MIEVLSRHIVVPREFHGQRIDIVLAQLFPDYSRSQLSSWLKQGAITLNQRTCKPKDKVMDGDNIEMQIDFSTHIQQVVSLPEEIPLTLVYEDEHLLVLNKPAGLVVHPGAGNREHTLVNALLHHAPPLANLPRAGIIHRLDKETTGLLVVAKTLSAHTSLIRQMQAREIHRSYITLVQGHLISGGEIHTCYGRHPKNRLKMAVCEHGREAITLYSIRKQYHDYTLLDVQLLTGRTHQIRVHMAYINHPVVGDPLYGGRMRFPAQASEDLREHLKQFQRQALHAARLSFTHPETEEELTFEAPLPDDFQLLLQALDTHFE, encoded by the coding sequence ATGATTGAAGTTCTCTCCAGGCACATTGTGGTTCCTCGTGAATTTCACGGACAACGCATTGATATTGTATTGGCGCAATTATTTCCCGATTACTCTCGCTCCCAATTGAGTAGTTGGTTAAAACAAGGTGCCATCACCTTAAACCAGCGGACTTGCAAACCAAAAGATAAGGTGATGGATGGTGATAACATTGAAATGCAGATTGATTTTTCTACACATATTCAACAGGTTGTTTCGCTGCCAGAGGAAATTCCTCTTACTCTTGTTTATGAAGATGAGCATTTATTAGTACTCAATAAACCTGCAGGGCTGGTGGTTCATCCCGGGGCAGGAAACCGGGAACATACGCTGGTAAATGCCCTGTTGCATCATGCGCCTCCTCTGGCAAATTTACCTCGTGCCGGGATAATCCATCGTCTGGATAAAGAGACCACTGGGTTACTAGTTGTTGCCAAAACTCTAAGCGCACATACCAGCCTTATTAGACAAATGCAGGCTCGCGAAATTCATCGCAGCTATATCACTTTAGTACAGGGACATTTGATTTCGGGTGGAGAAATTCATACCTGTTACGGCAGACATCCTAAAAATCGCTTAAAAATGGCGGTTTGTGAACATGGACGCGAAGCAATTACTCTCTACTCCATTCGAAAACAGTATCACGATTATACTCTTCTCGATGTCCAGCTTTTAACAGGTCGAACTCATCAAATTCGTGTGCATATGGCTTACATTAATCATCCTGTGGTTGGTGATCCTCTTTATGGTGGCAGAATGCGTTTCCCAGCTCAGGCATCTGAGGATTTAAGAGAGCATTTAAAACAATTCCAGCGACAAGCCTTGCATGCAGCCCGCTTATCCTTTACGCATCCTGAGACCGAGGAAGAATTGACATTTGAAGCACCTTTGCCGGATGATTTTCAACTCCTTCTACAAGCATTGGATACTCATTTTGAATAA
- the miaB gene encoding tRNA (N6-isopentenyl adenosine(37)-C2)-methylthiotransferase MiaB — MAKKLYIKTNGCQMNDYDSSKMAEVLFHSHGLEKTDNVEEADVILLNTCSIREKAQEKVFSQLGQWREYKQKNPHVVIGVGGCVASQEGADIIKRAPFVDLVFGPQTLHRLPTLLNERLTTKKAVVDISFPEIEKFDHLPAPRAEGPVAFVSIMEGCSKYCSYCVVPYTRGEEISRPFDDVLAECYQLAAQGVREINLLGQNVNDYRGAMENGDTADLALLIHYLAAIDGIGRIRFTTSHPLAFSDNLINAYAEVPELANHLHLPVQSGSDKILSMMKRGYTAMEFKSKIRKLRKVRPDIRLSTDIIVGFPGETDDDFKATMDLVHEIGFDTSFSFIYSPRPGTPAANLVDETSMEVKKQRLQILQNRLLLQASNYSQSMVGSIQRILVTGNSKKNPQQLAGRTECNRVVNFDGPASLIGQFVNVHISEALPNSLRGRVTDELVSA, encoded by the coding sequence ATGGCAAAAAAACTTTATATTAAAACCAATGGTTGTCAGATGAATGACTATGATTCATCAAAAATGGCAGAAGTACTTTTTCATTCCCACGGTTTGGAAAAAACTGATAATGTGGAAGAGGCTGATGTAATTTTATTAAATACCTGCTCCATTCGTGAAAAAGCCCAAGAGAAAGTATTTTCACAACTGGGACAATGGCGTGAGTACAAGCAAAAAAATCCCCATGTTGTTATAGGTGTGGGTGGTTGCGTTGCCAGTCAGGAAGGAGCTGATATTATCAAGCGAGCGCCATTTGTTGATTTAGTCTTTGGCCCACAAACGCTACATCGACTGCCCACCCTGTTAAATGAGCGTTTAACGACTAAAAAAGCGGTAGTAGACATTAGCTTCCCGGAAATTGAAAAATTTGATCATCTGCCAGCTCCTCGTGCAGAGGGTCCTGTAGCGTTTGTATCCATCATGGAAGGCTGTAGTAAATATTGTAGCTACTGTGTTGTCCCTTATACTCGTGGGGAAGAAATTAGCAGACCATTTGATGATGTTTTAGCTGAATGTTATCAATTGGCAGCCCAGGGAGTACGAGAGATCAATCTTTTAGGGCAAAATGTGAATGATTATCGCGGAGCCATGGAAAATGGAGACACCGCTGATCTAGCCTTGTTGATTCATTATCTGGCTGCAATTGATGGTATCGGTCGAATTCGCTTTACCACCTCTCACCCACTTGCTTTTTCTGATAATTTAATTAATGCCTATGCAGAAGTTCCTGAACTGGCTAATCATTTGCATCTTCCAGTTCAAAGTGGCTCAGACAAAATTCTTAGTATGATGAAACGTGGGTACACGGCGATGGAATTTAAATCAAAAATTCGCAAGCTTCGCAAAGTGCGACCTGACATTCGTTTATCCACGGATATTATTGTTGGTTTCCCAGGCGAAACAGACGATGATTTTAAAGCAACAATGGATTTGGTTCACGAGATAGGATTTGATACCTCTTTTAGCTTTATTTATAGCCCACGGCCGGGAACACCTGCCGCCAATCTGGTTGATGAAACATCAATGGAAGTAAAAAAACAGCGGCTGCAAATATTGCAAAATCGCCTGCTCTTACAAGCCTCTAACTATAGTCAATCCATGGTAGGCAGTATCCAACGTATTTTGGTAACCGGTAATTCCAAAAAAAATCCCCAACAATTGGCCGGCCGAACTGAATGTAATCGCGTCGTAAATTTTGATGGCCCTGCCTCATTAATTGGTCAGTTTGTTAACGTCCACATTAGCGAAGCATTACCCAATTCTTTACGAGGCAGAGTCACTGATGAGTTAGTTTCTGCATGA
- a CDS encoding MFS transporter, giving the protein MDYSSTVPSHSPLKTVLPWVVWGLGCLFYFYECLLQVSPSVMSNELMRDFAVTSQTLGILSGIYFYSYAAMQLPGGVLMDYFGPQRLLTIATAICAISTIAFGLTNNFFMACIARLMIGFGSAFAAVGAMKLAANWFPAQRFALLTGMMVTIGMLGAIGGETPLALLVDNYGWRESMIIMGSVGLILAVLILIIVKDSPDKKNQPHTIEEEPLLPSFITIIKNRQLWLVAIYGGLMYMATPVFCGLWGVPFLMFKMNLAKATAANYISLVFVGWAVASPLWGLFSNRIGRRKPPMYIGSIGALITSLLFIYANIETGWIMQFLLFSFGIFSAGFLPAFAVAKELCSKRYVATGLSFMNMMNMIGIALAQPMIGFILDRMWQGEMIDKVRVYPLEAYHVALALLPAGIFVSLLILPRVKETYCQSVVNQ; this is encoded by the coding sequence ATGGATTACAGCAGCACAGTACCCTCTCATTCCCCCTTAAAAACAGTATTACCCTGGGTAGTATGGGGTTTGGGTTGTCTGTTTTATTTCTATGAGTGCTTGCTGCAGGTATCACCCAGTGTCATGAGTAATGAATTAATGCGCGATTTCGCTGTGACCAGTCAAACTTTAGGCATTTTATCAGGCATCTATTTCTATTCTTATGCTGCCATGCAACTTCCTGGTGGCGTATTAATGGATTATTTTGGCCCCCAACGCTTGTTAACTATAGCCACTGCTATTTGTGCGATTAGTACAATTGCATTTGGATTAACTAATAATTTTTTTATGGCCTGTATAGCTCGCCTCATGATTGGTTTTGGTTCAGCCTTTGCTGCTGTAGGGGCAATGAAATTGGCTGCCAATTGGTTTCCCGCTCAACGTTTTGCCCTATTAACTGGAATGATGGTTACCATTGGGATGCTGGGAGCTATCGGTGGTGAAACGCCTCTAGCCCTTTTGGTCGATAATTATGGCTGGCGAGAAAGCATGATTATTATGGGATCTGTAGGCTTAATTCTGGCTGTTTTAATTTTAATCATTGTCAAGGATTCGCCAGATAAAAAAAATCAGCCTCACACTATTGAAGAAGAACCATTACTTCCCAGCTTTATAACAATTATAAAAAATCGTCAACTATGGCTAGTAGCTATTTATGGGGGATTGATGTATATGGCAACCCCTGTATTTTGCGGTTTATGGGGAGTTCCCTTTTTAATGTTTAAAATGAATCTGGCTAAGGCAACTGCGGCTAATTACATCTCTCTTGTTTTTGTGGGATGGGCAGTAGCAAGTCCTTTATGGGGATTATTCTCAAATCGCATAGGACGAAGAAAACCGCCGATGTACATTGGCTCCATTGGAGCTTTAATTACAAGTTTGCTTTTTATTTATGCTAATATTGAAACGGGCTGGATAATGCAATTCTTATTGTTTAGTTTTGGCATTTTTTCTGCTGGCTTTCTTCCTGCATTTGCCGTAGCAAAAGAATTGTGTAGTAAGCGTTATGTAGCAACCGGATTAAGTTTCATGAATATGATGAATATGATTGGAATTGCTTTGGCCCAACCTATGATAGGCTTTATTTTGGACAGAATGTGGCAAGGTGAAATGATTGATAAAGTGCGTGTTTATCCTTTAGAAGCGTATCATGTGGCATTAGCTTTATTGCCTGCTGGGATATTTGTTTCTTTATTAATTCTCCCTCGAGTTAAAGAAACCTATTGTCAATCTGTAGTGAATCAATGA
- a CDS encoding MerR family transcriptional regulator, whose protein sequence is MDFKANYFPIGYICAETGVNPVTLRAWERRYGLIHPKRTMKGHRLYSHDDIMLIKQILFLMGKGHSVSKIKPLLYEGGGKIWHAIPVDGIQSGFQGIVHALEDLDQKTLSNAFNTLYSVYSAEQFADLVYPQLIEYLENEVWLGRACVSAQRTLLLDSLETKLWQNLYQSKKKAGKKPYLVVGFLPTTGQQKIASIHGLMIANILKDYDHNVEFLSSVDTVAELFNLSKQFSSKTLVIFTTAEPFTVKNILYEIKLRNISNMAVSLVFPNNALLESLEVWSLLPSRFTEIYGALNRLGSWWPQREAHQPITPPNQD, encoded by the coding sequence ATGGACTTCAAGGCTAATTATTTTCCAATAGGTTATATTTGTGCTGAAACAGGAGTTAATCCTGTTACCCTAAGAGCTTGGGAGCGACGCTACGGCTTGATTCATCCTAAGAGAACTATGAAAGGACATCGTCTCTATAGTCATGACGATATTATGTTGATTAAACAAATCCTTTTTCTAATGGGCAAAGGGCATTCTGTCTCAAAAATTAAGCCACTGTTGTATGAAGGTGGTGGTAAAATATGGCATGCCATTCCAGTTGATGGTATACAATCCGGTTTTCAGGGTATTGTCCATGCATTAGAGGATCTTGATCAAAAAACGTTAAGCAATGCATTTAATACCTTATACTCTGTCTATTCGGCAGAACAGTTTGCTGATTTAGTTTATCCACAGCTAATAGAATATTTGGAAAATGAGGTCTGGCTAGGCAGGGCTTGCGTAAGTGCCCAGCGGACTCTCCTTTTGGATTCATTAGAGACCAAACTTTGGCAAAACCTTTATCAATCGAAAAAGAAAGCAGGAAAAAAACCTTATTTAGTAGTTGGTTTTCTTCCTACTACAGGACAGCAAAAAATAGCGAGCATTCACGGCTTAATGATAGCGAATATTCTGAAAGATTATGATCATAATGTTGAGTTTTTATCATCCGTGGACACGGTTGCTGAGCTATTTAATTTAAGTAAACAATTTTCCTCCAAAACGCTGGTGATATTTACTACGGCAGAACCCTTTACAGTTAAAAATATATTATATGAGATTAAGTTAAGAAATATATCCAATATGGCGGTGAGTCTGGTCTTTCCAAATAATGCCTTGCTGGAGTCGTTAGAGGTTTGGTCACTGTTACCTTCTCGTTTCACCGAGATTTATGGTGCTCTGAACCGATTAGGATCCTGGTGGCCGCAACGTGAAGCCCATCAGCCTATCACCCCCCCAAATCAGGACTAA
- a CDS encoding cation:proton antiporter: protein MHTGAVFYTIFLIFAGAAIFSTIVLYTKQSLLVAYILLGAALGPWGFKLVSDVSVVQQIGDIGIVFLLFLLGLHLQPQNLVHMLKKITWIAIVSSILLAVIAYSIGRWFGLGVTESWVLGAAMMFSSTIIGLKLLPTTILHHQHTGEVMISILLMQDVIAIVVLILINGAQGGGFAWNDLLLVGVALPVMTFLGFVIERHILVKLLARFDRTQEYVFLLSIGWCLSMSFLAQTLGLSEDIGAFVAGVTLASSPISLYIAESLKPLRDFFLVMFFFSIGATFNFSFAAQVVIPAFILAFLMLIIKPLLFNFLLSKSGEKKSVAREVGFRLGQASEFSLLVASIALSTKLISEVAANLIQATTILTFIVSSYLVVLKYPTPIALSDKMRKD from the coding sequence ATGCATACCGGGGCAGTGTTTTATACCATTTTCTTAATTTTTGCTGGTGCAGCCATATTTTCAACAATCGTACTGTATACCAAGCAATCATTGCTTGTTGCTTATATTCTATTAGGAGCGGCTTTGGGTCCCTGGGGATTTAAGTTGGTGTCTGATGTAAGTGTCGTTCAGCAAATTGGAGATATTGGTATTGTATTCCTGCTTTTTTTATTAGGATTGCATCTTCAGCCGCAAAATTTAGTCCATATGTTGAAGAAAATCACATGGATTGCCATTGTGAGTTCCATTTTGCTTGCTGTTATTGCCTATTCTATAGGACGCTGGTTTGGCCTGGGAGTGACCGAGTCCTGGGTTCTTGGTGCTGCCATGATGTTTTCCAGTACAATCATTGGGTTAAAGTTATTGCCCACCACGATTTTGCATCATCAGCATACGGGCGAGGTAATGATCAGTATCTTGTTGATGCAAGACGTTATCGCCATCGTGGTATTAATTTTGATTAATGGGGCTCAAGGAGGCGGTTTTGCCTGGAATGATCTTCTTTTGGTAGGAGTTGCCTTGCCGGTAATGACCTTTTTAGGCTTTGTAATTGAGCGCCATATTTTGGTTAAATTATTAGCTCGTTTTGATAGAACACAAGAGTATGTTTTTTTACTTTCCATTGGATGGTGCCTGAGCATGTCCTTCCTGGCGCAAACTTTGGGATTATCAGAAGATATTGGGGCATTTGTTGCAGGAGTAACGCTTGCCTCCAGTCCAATTTCACTTTATATCGCTGAAAGTTTAAAGCCTCTGCGTGATTTTTTCCTGGTCATGTTTTTCTTTTCTATCGGCGCCACATTTAATTTTTCATTTGCTGCTCAGGTAGTTATCCCTGCTTTTATTCTGGCATTTTTAATGTTAATTATTAAGCCATTGTTATTTAACTTTCTTCTGAGTAAATCCGGAGAAAAAAAATCGGTAGCTCGTGAAGTTGGTTTTCGGCTAGGCCAGGCGAGTGAGTTTTCCCTTTTGGTGGCCAGTATTGCCTTAAGTACCAAATTAATTTCCGAGGTAGCAGCGAATTTAATTCAAGCCACGACGATTTTAACATTTATTGTGTCGTCTTATCTGGTGGTGTTGAAGTACCCAACACCAATTGCTCTGTCTGATAAAATGCGTAAGGATTAA